One region of Camelina sativa cultivar DH55 chromosome 6, Cs, whole genome shotgun sequence genomic DNA includes:
- the LOC104790395 gene encoding putative pectate lyase 11 isoform X1, translated as MFRIMSSSSNVAYAFLLLLSICNTIAFSKSSSLAHVQDSNLVVDEVNRSVFNATRRSLAYLTCRTGNPIDDCWRCDPNWETNRQRLADCAIGFGKNAIGGRDGRIYVVTDPSNDDPVNPRPGTLRHAVTQEEPLWIIFKRDMVIRLKKELIITSFKTIDGRGSSVHISNGPCLKIHYATNIIIHGINIHDCKPGPGGMIRDGPRHTGLWIPSDGDAVAIFGGKHVWIDHCSLSNCDDGLIDAIHGSTAITISNNHMTHHDKVMLLGHSDSYTQDKNMQVTIAFNHFGEGLVQRMPRCRHGYFHVVNNDYTHWEMYAIGGSASPTIYSQGNRFLAPNTRFNKEVTKHEDAPESQWRDWNWRSEGDMLLNGAYFRESGAEAPSTYARASSLSARPSSLVGSITTTAGTLSCRRGRRC; from the exons ATGTTTAGAATAATGTCTTCGTCTTCTAATGTCGCTTACGCTTTTCTACTTCTTCTATCAATCTGCAACACGATTGCATTTTCTAAGAGTTCGTCGTTGGCCCATGTTCAAGATTCAAATCTTGTAGTTGACGAAGTTAACAG AAGTGTATTCAATGCGACAAGGAGGAGCTTGGCCTACCTAACTTGCAGAACCGGAAATCCTATCGATGATTGTTGGCGGTGTGACCCTAATTGGGAAACAAACCGCCAACGGCTAGCAGATTGTGCTATCGGGTTTGGCAAAAATGCTATCGGTGGGCGGGATGGTCGAATCTATGTAGTTACGGATCCGTCCAACGACGATCCGGTGAACCCTAGACCCGGAACTCTAAGACACGCAGTCACACAAGAAGAACCATTGTGGATCATTTTCAAGAGAGATATGGTTATTAGGCTAAAAAAAGAACTTATCATCACATCTTTCAAGACCATCGATGGTAGAGGCTCGAGTGTTCACATTTCCAATGGACCTTGCTTAAAGATCCATTATGCAACCAACATCATCATTCATGGCATTAACATCCATGATTGCAAACCAGGACCAG gTGGCATGATTAGAGATGGTCCACGTCACACTGGATTGTGGATCCCATCCGATGGAGATGCGGTGGCGATATTTGGAGGGAAACACGTGTGGATTGACCATTGCTCGTTGTCCAACTGTGATGATGGACTCATAGACGCCATACACGGTTCGACGGCTATAACCATATCGAACAACCAC ATGACTCACCATGACAAGGTCATGCTTTTAGGGCATAGCGATAGTTACACGCAGGACAAGAACATGCAAGTCACAATTGCGTTTAACCATTTCGGAGAAGGACTCGTTCAAAGAATGCCACG gTGCAGGCATGGATATTTCCATGTAGTGAACAATGATTATACTCACTGGGAAATGTATGCAATTGGAGGAAGTGCTTCTCCGACGATATATAGCCAAGGCAATAGGTTTCTCGCCCCGAACACCCGATTTAATAAAGAG GTAACTAAACATGAAGATGCACCCGAGAGCCAATGGAGAGACTGGAACTGGAGATCGGAAGGAGATATGTTGTTGAACGGAGCTTATTTCCGGGAGTCGGGTGCCGAAGCACCTTCGACTTATGCAAGAGCTTCAAGCCTGAGTGCTAGGCCATCGTCACTTGTGGGTTCCATCACGACGACGGCAGGCACTTTGAGTTGTCGGCGAGGCCGTCGTTGTTAA
- the LOC104790396 gene encoding uncharacterized protein LOC104790396, whose protein sequence is MANQFFLVSFFVLLAVVNGISAADSGKSQPPSSSKTLADNKATTDISTKNLIDSLGPSQDYPDYEIPLELAPDGVTVVGDYVPISTDESRKSITDTLAQPESDQEDGERSSSDSRSSSTVLAVVVAVGGASLFFF, encoded by the coding sequence ATGGCCAACCAATTCTTCCTCGTCTCCTTTTTCGTACTTCTCGCTGTCGTTAATGGAATCTCAGCAGCTGATTCTGGAAAGTCTCAACCGCCATCTTCATCAAAGACCCTTGCTGACAACAAAGCAACAACAGATATCTCTACAAAGAACTTGATAGATAGTCTTGGTCCATCTCAAGATTATCCGGATTACGAAATCCCCTTAGAACTTGCACCAGACGGTGTCACAGTAGTGGGGGATTACGTTCCCATTAGTACCGACGAAAGCAGAAAAAGTATTACCGATACGCTTGCACAACCTGAATCGGATCAGGAGGATGGCGAAAGGTCGAGCTCCGACTCTAGATCTTCTTCAACCGTTTTGGCTGTTGTTGTTGCGGTGGGAGGAGCCagcttatttttcttttga
- the LOC104790395 gene encoding putative pectate lyase 11 isoform X2 — protein MFRIMSSSSNVAYAFLLLLSICNTIAFSKSSSLAHVQDSNLVVDEVNRSVFNATRRSLAYLTCRTGNPIDDCWRCDPNWETNRQRLADCAIGFGKNAIGGRDGRIYVVTDPSNDDPVNPRPGTLRHAVTQEEPLWIIFKRDMVIRLKKELIITSFKTIDGRGSSVHISNGPCLKIHYATNIIIHGINIHDCKPGPGGMIRDGPRHTGLWIPSDGDAVAIFGGKHVWIDHCSLSNCDDGLIDAIHGSTAITISNNHMTHHDKVMLLGHSDSYTQDKNMQVTIAFNHFGEGLVQRMPRCRHGYFHVVNNDYTHWEMYAIGGSASPTIYSQGNRFLAPNTRFNKEVTKHEDAPESQWRDWNWRSEGDMLLNGAYFRESGAEAPSTYARASSLSARPSSLVGSITTTAGTLSCRRGRRC, from the exons ATGTTTAGAATAATGTCTTCGTCTTCTAATGTCGCTTACGCTTTTCTACTTCTTCTATCAATCTGCAACACGATTGCATTTTCTAAGAGTTCGTCGTTGGCCCATGTTCAAGATTCAAATCTTGTAGTTGACGAAGTTAACAG AAGTGTATTCAATGCGACAAGGAGGAGCTTGGCCTACCTAACTTGCAGAACCGGAAATCCTATCGATGATTGTTGGCGGTGTGACCCTAATTGGGAAACAAACCGCCAACGGCTAGCAGATTGTGCTATCGGGTTTGGCAAAAATGCTATCGGTGGGCGGGATGGTCGAATCTATGTAGTTACGGATCCGTCCAACGACGATCCGGTGAACCCTAGACCCGGAACTCTAAGACACGCAGTCACACAAGAAGAACCATTGTGGATCATTTTCAAGAGAGATATGGTTATTAGGCTAAAAAAAGAACTTATCATCACATCTTTCAAGACCATCGATGGTAGAGGCTCGAGTGTTCACATTTCCAATGGACCTTGCTTAAAGATCCATTATGCAACCAACATCATCATTCATGGCATTAACATCCATGATTGCAAACCAGGACCAG gTGGCATGATTAGAGATGGTCCACGTCACACTGGATTGTGGATCCCATCCGATGGAGATGCGGTGGCGATATTTGGAGGGAAACACGTGTGGATTGACCATTGCTCGTTGTCCAACTGTGATGATGGACTCATAGACGCCATACACGGTTCGACGGCTATAACCATATCGAACAACCACATGACTCACCATGACAAGGTCATGCTTTTAGGGCATAGCGATAGTTACACGCAGGACAAGAACATGCAAGTCACAATTGCGTTTAACCATTTCGGAGAAGGACTCGTTCAAAGAATGCCACG gTGCAGGCATGGATATTTCCATGTAGTGAACAATGATTATACTCACTGGGAAATGTATGCAATTGGAGGAAGTGCTTCTCCGACGATATATAGCCAAGGCAATAGGTTTCTCGCCCCGAACACCCGATTTAATAAAGAG GTAACTAAACATGAAGATGCACCCGAGAGCCAATGGAGAGACTGGAACTGGAGATCGGAAGGAGATATGTTGTTGAACGGAGCTTATTTCCGGGAGTCGGGTGCCGAAGCACCTTCGACTTATGCAAGAGCTTCAAGCCTGAGTGCTAGGCCATCGTCACTTGTGGGTTCCATCACGACGACGGCAGGCACTTTGAGTTGTCGGCGAGGCCGTCGTTGTTAA